One window of Pyrus communis chromosome 12, drPyrComm1.1, whole genome shotgun sequence genomic DNA carries:
- the LOC137710940 gene encoding RHOMBOID-like protein 2, with product MADQERGPPEKPRPNNYSYNSNQYYVGTSEAQWTSWLIPMFVVANIVVFIVAMIINNCPKHNLGFDGKCVAKFLGRLSFQPLKENPLFGPSSKTLKKLGALEWFKVVHGHQGWRLFTCMWLHAGVIHLLVNMLSLIFIGIRLEQQFGFVRVGIIYLLSGFGGSILFALFIQSNNISVGASGALFGLLGAMLSELITNWSIYTNKAAALLTLIVIIAINLAVGILPHVGNFAHIGGFLTGFLLGFIFLLRPQFGWIESRNLPANTRVKSKHKGYQYVLVVVASALLIAGLTTGLVFLFKGENLNKHCGWCHYLSCVPTSKWRCWN from the exons ATGGCTGATCAGGAACGAGGACCACCAGAAAAACCCAGACCCAACAATTACAGTTATAACTCCAACCAGTACTACGTGGGAACATCCGAAGCCCAATGGACGTCGTGGCTGATTCCGATGTTTGTGGTGGCCAATATTGTTGTCTTCATCGTCGCCATGATCATCAACAACTGCCCAAAACACAATCTTGGTTTCGATGGAAAGTGCGTGGCTAAGTTTCTTGGTCGGCTTTCGTTCCAGCCTCTCAAGGAGAACCCTCTGTTTGGTCCCTCTTCTAAGAC ATTGAAAAAATTGGGAGCTCTTGAATGGTTCAAGGTTGTACATGGGCATCAAGGATGGAGACTTTTCACATGTATGTGGTTGCACGCCGGTGTCATCCATTTGCTTGTAAACATGCTGAGCTTGATCTTTATTGGCATCCGTCTTGAACAGCAATTTGGATTCG TACGTGTGGGGATAATCTACCTGTTGTCAGGATTTGGTGGAAGCATATTATTTGCCCTTTTCATTCAGAGTAATAATATTTCTGTTGGAGCTTCTGGCGCTTTGTTTGGACTTCTCGGAGCTATGTTATCAGAGCTTATCACTAACTGGAGCATATACACCAATAAG GCTGCGGCTCTATTAACGCTCATAGTCATTATCGCCATTAACTTAGCAGTTGGAATTCTTCCTCATGTTGGCAACTTCGCCCACATTGGAGGATTCTTGACCGGGTTTCTCCTTGGCTTTATTTTTCTACTTCGTCCCCAGTTTGGATGGATAGAGTCTCGGAATCTTCCAGCCAACACTCGTGTCAAATCTAAGCACAAGGGTTACCAATATGTTCTTGTGGTGGTTGCCTCTGCCTTACTGATTGCCGG ATTAACTACAGGATTGGTGTTTCTGTTCAAAGGAGAGAACTTAAACAAGCACTGCGGCTGGTGCCATTACCTAAGCTGTGTGCCAACGTCAAAATGGAGATGCTGGAACTGA